In the genome of uncultured Bacteroides sp., the window TACATTATCACCCCGCTACGAAGCGTATGCCCGAGCCAATGCATCGATAGGCATTAACGGCACGGTACTCAATAACGTTAATGCCAGTCCGCTGATACTGTCAGCAAAGTATTTGCAAAAAGTGGCGGCACTGGCAGCGGTGTTTCGTCCCTACGGCATCAGGGTTTACTTGTCTATCAATTTTTCTTCGCCGGCCGCGTTGGGCGGACTGCCTACTTCCGATCCGCTGGATAAATCCGTTTGTGCCTGGTGGAAAGAGAAGGTGGGCGAGATCTATCGTCTGATTCCCGACTTCGGAGGCTTTCTGGTAAAGGCGAACTCCGAAGGACTCCCCGGTCCGCAAGACTTTGGCCGCACACATGCCGATGGTGCTAATATGCTGGCCGATGTGCTGAAACCCCATAACGGCATTGTGATGTGGCGGGCATTCGTCTATAATCCGGGAGATGAAGACCGTGCCAAGCAAGCCTATCAGGAGTTTGTTCCGCTCGACGGACAATTTCGTGATAACGTTATTATACAAGTAAAGAACGGGCCGGTAGATTTTCAACCCCGCGAACCCTTCAGTCCGCTGTTTGGCGCGATGAAGCGAACAGCCGTGATGCCCGAATTTCAGATTACGCAAGAATATCTTGGCTTTGCCAACCACCTTGTCTTTCTGGCGCCTCTTTGGAAAGAATGTCTGGAGAGCGATACCTATCAGCAAGGCAAAGGCTCTACGGTAGCACGTGTTACGGACGGTTCCGTTTATTCTCACAAACTCAGCGCTATAGCCGGAGTGGCAAACACCGGCGACGGGGCCAACTGGTGCGGGCATCCGTTTGCTCAGGCCAACTGGTATGCTTTCGGCCGGCTGGCCTGGAACCATGAACTGACTTCGGCACAAATAGCGGATGAATGGATTAAACAAACCTTCCCCGATAAGCATTCTGTTGCCGGCAATGTTACTCCGAAGTCTGACGCCTGGCAAACTGTATTTCTGCCTCAGGTAAGGGACATGATGTTGCAGTCTCGCGAAGCCGCGGTGAGTTATATGATGCCGCTTGGCCTGCATCATCAGTTTGCTTTCGGCCATCACTATGGCCCCGAACCTTGGTGCAATGTGCCCGGTGCGCGTGCCGACTGGTTGCCGAGTTACTATCATAAAGCAGATAGTATCGGACTTGGTTTCGATCGCAGCAGCACGGGCAGTAATGCCGTATCGCAATACCAATCGCCTTTGTGTGAGATGCTCAATGATGTGCATACTTGTCCCGAGAACCTCCTCTTATGGTTTCATCATGTGCCGTGGGGTTATAAGATGAAAGACGGTCGCACCCTTTGGGATGAACTCTGTTATACCTACGATCATGGTGTGCAGCAGGTACGCTCGTTTCAGAAAACATGGGATGTTTTAGAACCGTTTGTTGATGCTCCGCGTTTTCTGGATGTGCAACATCGCCTTAGAATTCAAATGCGAGATGCTATATGGTGGAAAGATGCTTGTCTGCTCTACTTTCAGCAGTTTAGCCGTCGCCCCATCCCTTATGATATAGAACGTCCGGTGCACGATTTGGACAGTTTGGAACATTACCATTTGAAGATTACGAATTACGAGAATGCTGTGAGATGATGGTTGCATGCCGATTTTTTTTGCGTTCTTTGCGTACAGCTTTGCGTCTCTGCGTGAAGGATATGAACCGAATAAACCAAAAAATAAAATAATGGAAAAGACTTGGAGATGGTTTGGTAAGAATGATAAAATAACCCTTGCCATGCTGAGACAAATAGGAGTAGAAGGTGTTGTGACGGCTTTGCACCAAGTACCCAACGGAGAAGTGTGGAGCCTCGGAGCAATTAACGATATGAAGGCGTATATCGAATCTTCCGGCTTGCGATGGTCGGTGGTAGAGAGTTTGCCTGTCTCCGAAACCATCAAATATGCAGGGCCGGAGCGTGATGCATTGATTGAAAACTATAAACTCAGTCTGGCCAACCTCGGCCGGGCAGGCGTGAAGACTGTTTGTTACAACTTCATGCCCGTTATCGACTGGATTCGTACCGACTTGGAACATCCGTGGGCGGACGGCACCTCTTCTCTCTACTTCGACAAAGTACGTTTTGCCTATTTTGATTGTTGCATTTTGAAACGTGCGGGTGCTGAGGCCGACTATACCGATGAAGAGCTTCGCAAGGTGCACGAGCTGGATGCTGTTATCACGCAGACAGAGAAAGACGAGCTGGTAGATACCATCATCGTGAAAACACAAGGCTTTGTGAATGGTAACATTAAAGAAGGCGATCAAAATCCGGTAGCGATCTTCAACCGCCTACTTAGTTTATATAAAAATATAGATCGGGACGGCTTGCGTGAGAATCTGCGTTATTTCCTCTCCGCCATCATGCCCGTTTGCGAGGAGTGGGACATTAATATGTGCATTCATCCCGATGATCCTCCTTGCCAGATGCTTGGCTTGCCCCGTATTGTGACGGGTGCGGAAGATATTGACTGGTTGCTCCATGCGGTAGATAACCCGCACAACGGACTCACCTTCTGTGCCGGTTCGCTCAGTGCGGGCCTGCACAACGATGTACCCGCCCTAGCCCGTCGCTTCGCACAGCGTACTCACTTTGTGCATCTGCGTAGCACCAATGCTATGGCGGACGGCAACTTCATTGAAGCTTCTCACTTAGCGGGTCGCGGTCATTTGGTAGAACTGGTGCGCATCTTTGAAAAAGAACGTCCCACCGTACCTATGCGGGTAGATCACGGGCGATTAATGCTCGATGATGCCGACAAAGGTTATAATCCCGGCTACTCCTTTCACGGTCGCATGCTAGCCCTGGCGCAGGTAGAAGGTATGATGGCTGTGGTCAAAGACGAACTTCGCTCATAAATGTTTCTGCAAAAAAGTATCGCAAGTCACGCGCTTTCTTCTGAAAGGCTTTTTGAACCGTCTTTTGAGGGCGCGTGACTTCTTTTCTAAAAGTCACGCAAAGTAGCGCAAAGTCACGCACTTGTTTTTGTTCACCCATAAATGATTACAAGAATTGTTTTTGAACTTTTTTTTGTCAAGAGAAGAGTTATGCTTAATTAACGGATTAAGCCTGCCCAGAGAACAAAAAGGAGCTTTGCCGATTACAATAGGAGGAAATACAAATTTCATTAGGAGTTTTTCCGAAGACAAACCGGCAAATTGGTAAAGAGAAACCGTCTTTCGAGTAGTTTGCAACCGTCTCTTTGCCCGTTTTCCACCGTCTTTTAGAGCCAATAGCACCGTTCAGAAACAAAAAAACGGGAGAAGTGACAACTTCCCCCGTTTACCGTATTTTAATCTGAATATACTTTATCATTACTCTGATAAAGATAATACATTATACAAACAAAAGCAAGCTTTTGGAGAAGAAAATAATTCAAAAGCCATTGCCTTCTATTGTCGGCTCAGCCGAAAACAGAGGCAAAATAAGAAGAGGATTGAATATATAGTTTTCAACTTTATTTTAGAACTATTTTTTCTATATTTGTGCCGACGTAGGAATGCGGATAAATTCCATGATGTAAAAATAATTCCCTTTATGCAAAAGGGTTTCAACTTATTGAGCATGAAGATTACCATACTAAACGGTGATATGTCGACTGGTGCAAGTGACTTATCCACTTATATCGAGAATCTTGCCACACAATTAAGAGGAAATCATTCGGTTGATGTATTCCCTCTGCATAAAATGAAGCTGCATTATTGCAGCGGATGCTGGAATTGTTGGTGGAAAACTCCCGGACAATGTGCTAAGCATGATGAAGCGGAACCCATCTTTCGGTCGGTGATTAATTCCGATTTTGTTATCTTCGCATCGCCTTTGATGGCCGGATTTACCAGTTCCGCTTTAAAAAAGATAACCGATAGGTTGATTGTTTTGTTGCATCCGTATATACAGTTGAAAAATGGTGAAAGTCATCACCGGAAACGCTATGACCGTTATCCTGATTTCGGATTGCTCCTGCAACGTGAGCCCGGCACTGACGAAGAAGATATACAGATAGTAAATACTATTTATGACCGCTTTGCACTAAACTTCCACAATAAACGAAAGTATACCCGGTTTATTGAATCGGCTGACAGCAATGAAATAATTCATGAAACGACTATGAATGAAACTGTTCGCCAAGTTGATAAAGCCCCATGAATTTTTTATGAACTAAAAAAATGATTACTTGATATATGAAACTTGTACTATTTAACGGCTCGCCCCGTTATAAAAAGAGCAATTCTGCGTTACTGACGGAGCAATTTTTGAAAGGATACGATCGCTTTTGCACAGAGCCGGTACCGGTATATTATCTGGCAAATTACAAACAGCGTGAAGCAGCTGCGGAAATTTTTGAGCAGGCCGAAACGGTATTGCTTATTTTTCCGCTTTATACCGATTGTATGCCGGGTATTGTGAAGGAATTTTTTGAGAGCGTAGCAGGTAAAAGTTATTCTCCGGCTAAAAAGGTCGGGTTTATCGTTCAGTCGGGCTTTCCGGAAAGTATTCATTCTGAAGGTTTGGAGCGTTATCTGAAAAAACTCGTGCAACGTCTGGGCTGCGCATATATGGGAACGGTGATTAAAGGAGGGGTTGAAGGAATTCAGAGTATGCCTCCGTCAATGACCCGGAAATTATACAGTAAGTTCGAAGCCTTGGGAGAATATTTTGCTCAAAACAATAGCTTTGAACCGATAATTGCAACGGGACTGCGAAAACCATACAGGCTTTCACGAACTTATGCTGTAATATTCAACCTGCTTAGTAAAACAGGCATAACTAATTTCTACTGGAACGGTCAATTAAAGAAAAACGGTGGGTTCGAGAAAAGGTTTGCAAAACCTTATCTCGGTTGATACAGTTAAATAAATTTGGATACAAAACAATATGTTTTGGACACATTTAATGCTAACCAAATTTAGACCTTTGTATTCAATTTAAAATTGGATAATATATGAAAGTATTTGTAACAGGGGCCACCGGATTTATCGGGTCGGCCGTAGTAAAGGAACTGATAGCAGCCGGACATCAGGTGTTAGGATTGGCTCGTTCCGAAGCATCCGGACAAAAATTAAAGATCGCTGGTGCCGAAGTGCATTACGGCGATTTGACCGATACTGAAAGTTTAATAGCCGGTGCACAAGCTGCTGATGGAGTCATTCATCTGGGATTTATTCACGATTTCAGCCGGTTTGCTGAAGTGTGCGCCATCGACCGGCAAGCGATAGAAACTATGGGCGAAGCGCTGATAGGAGCAGACAAACCTTTTGTGGTAACCTCGGGTACAGGCGTAGTGGCAATGGACGGAATGCTGACCGAAGATATTCGTCCGATGGCTGTCATGAACAATCCGCGCCTAGGTAGCGAACAGGCAGTAGATACGCTTGCAGCCAAAGGTTGCCGGGTGTCGGTAGTGCGCCTCCCACCCTCGGTTCATGGCGAAGGTGATAAGCATGGATTTGTGCCTATACTGATCAATCTGGCTCGTGAAAAGGGTAAAGCTGCCATCGTTAACGATGGAAAGAATGTGTGGCCGGCCGTACACCGACTGGATGCAGCGCGTGTTTTCCGGTTGGCACTGGAAAAAACAGCCTCTGCAGGAACACGTTACCATGCCGTCTCTGATCAGGGAATCGAAATGAAAACGATAGCCGGAGCTATAGCCGCTAGGCTGAATGTCCCTCTGGTATCGCTTGCTCCCGATCAGGCCGGTGAGTATTTCACGTGGTTTACGCATTTTGCCTCTTTCAATAATTCTACTTCTGCCAAAACTACGCAAGAAATGTTGGGATGGCAACCGGAATATCCCGGATTGATGGCAGATTTGGAGGATGATGTATATTTCCCGGCAGAATAAACAGAGTAAGTTTTTAGTGAAATAGAATGAAGTGCAGGAAACATTCACGAAGTTCCTGCGTTTTATTCTAAAAAACTAACTTTGGAATATGAGTATCGAAAGTCCCCACAAAATAAAGACCATAGCCGAATTTCACGCTCTGCGTGGACTTCCACAGCCAAAACATCCGTTGATCAGTGTTGTACGCTTCGAGGATTTTAAGAACCATCCGGCCAAGGGCACTGAAATGATCTTGTTTGATTTTTATGCCATTTCACTGAAACGAGGCATGAATCATGTATACAAATATGGTCAGCAGGAATATGCCTATAATTTCAACAACGGAGTGATGTTTTATACAGCACCCAATCAGTTACTCTCCATCAAAATAGACGATAATACCAACCATCCAAAAGGCTGGATGTTGATGATACATCCCGACTTTCTATGGAATACTTCGCTGACTACATCCATCAAAAAATATGATTTCTTCGACTATACGGCCAACGAAGCCCTGTTTCTGTCAGAAGATGAAGAAATCAAACTGAATCAGATTATTGACAATATCAGTCAGGAATACAAAGAACAGATTGATGCATTTAGCCAATCCATCATTGTATCGCAGCTGGAAACGCTGCTAAACTACTCCGAGCGCTTTTACCAACGACAATTTATCACCCGTCGGCGGGTAAATCACGAAATTCTGGACCGGCTGGAGGAGCTGCTGAACCGCTATATCAACAGTGATCAACTACCTGAACTGGGAATACCCAGCGTACAATATATTTCTGAACAACTCCATGTGTCGACCGGATATCTGCGTAGTTTGCTGAAACAACTTGTCGGCCAAAGCACCCAGCAACTGATACACGACAAGCTGATAGAAAAAGCAAAAGAAAAACTTACAACAACTAATCTTTCTGTTTCGGAAATTGCCTATGCATTAGGATTTGAATATTCTCAATCTTTCAATAAACTTTTCAAAGCAAAGACCAGACAAAGTCCATTAGAGTTTCGAAAACAATTTAACTGACACATAGATCCCAAGATTTCAATTATAACAGTGAGCCTGATTTTCGATGTTCCTTTTTAAAGGCGGAGGGAGTTTGATTAAAGTGGGTTTTAAATGCATTACTTAGATGACTTTCGTCACTATACCCAAAATCAAAGGCCAATTGGGATAACGTTCTATCTTGATGCACCAAACGATAAGCTACAAGATTTAATGCGTATGTTTGGATATATTTTTTAAATGAACTTCCTGTTGCTTTGCGAAAATACTGATTAAAATAATTTTTATTAATATTGAATTCCTCCGCTATATTTTGAATAGATAGCAGATGCTTATCCATAATGTGTCTATCAATGTAATTAAGAACAGACTGTATCCGTTCATCTTTAGGCGTCGCAAGAACAAGATTCTCTTCTTCCGACATTAATGCCATAATCAAACTCAGGGAATTCTTGATAATAATATTCTGTAAAGCGGATGACTTCTTATATTCTTTTTCAATTAGTTCTATTAATCCACCAATGTTTTTTTTGCATTCAACAGATAACAGTATTTTCCTTTTGGGGAGTATCAGTTGCGATAAAAGTAATTTGAATTCATCATCCTGCAAAAAAGATTCAAAATAATTCTCGTTGAATTTGATAACACATATTGAAGATTTCTCATGGAACAAAAAAAAGTGATAGTCCTGTGGGGTTAATATAAATAAATCACCTTCTTTGTAGTTATAGCTTTGGTCATTAATCGTATGTTGCCCCTTACCTTTGCTGATATATAATAATTCATAATGCATATGTTTATGTATAGGATAATACCATTGATCCTCAAAGATATGATCAATCTCTATCTTTTTTGTTAGAGTTCTTATGTGCATTCTATAAAAGTTACATTTTATTCATTGTTTTTTTCAAGTTATCTGCCACAAAAATAGCCCAATTTTGCATGAAATGAAAACAGAAGTTGAATAAACTTATTGAGTAATGTTTTTAATTGGCAGAAATGCAGATAATTGATCAATTGTACATAATGAGGTTTAAATTAAAAAAGTAAAAGATGAAAACAGAAAAAAGAACATTCGGATATTTGGTATCCAATGCCGTGCCCAAGAATAATATTAAAGTATTTATTACAGGGGTTACAGGTTATATAGGAGGGTCGGTAGCAGAACGTCTTGTCTCAATGGGATATGATGTTTCCGGTTTAGTTAGAACTACAGACAATGCCGAACTATTGGCAAAAAGAAACATCAGACCAATCATTGGATCATTAGATGATTTTGATGTGATGACGAAGGCAGCCCAATCTGCTGATATTGTTATTAATGCCGCTAATGCTGACCATATTGGCGCAGTAATAACACTTGTTACGGCACTTGAACATAGTGGAAAACTATTGATTCATACCAGTGGATCTTCTATTGTTGCCGATCATGCTGACGGAGCATACGGAGCAGAGCCATTGACCGAAGATGACTTTTTTGAGCCGCTTCCTTCCAGACGCGCTCGTATTGATATGAATCGCTACGTAAGGCAAGCAGCCATTGATAAGGGAATCCGCACCATTGTTATATGTCCTTCTATGATTTATGGAGAAGGGAAGGGGATGCAGGTCAATAGTGATCAAATCCCGAAGCTGATAGATATCGCAAAACATATTGGCGCAGGCCCTTATTTTGGCGCAGGTCTTAACAGGTATTCAAATGTGTATATAGATGATTTGATTGATCTCTATATACTGGCAATAGAGAAAGCACCCGGCGGATCGTTTTTCTTTGCTGAAAACGGTTTTAACTCCTTTATCGAAATAGCCAAAATGATTAGTACCTATTTGGGATTGGGTGGAGAAATTACGGATCTGACAGTTGAACATGTAATAAATGATTATGGTGAAGAGGCTCGTTTAGGCGTGACTTCAAATAGTGTGGTGAAATCTTTAAATGCCCGATTGCTTGGTTGGCATCCTCATGGCCTGTCTCTTGAAAAGTATCTGGAAAACAAGCGAGTAAGTTAATCTTAACTGAGAATGTATAGCGGTATTGTATATGGTTATTTAAGAGTGAGTACGGATGGGCAAGATGTTCAAAGCCAAGCTCTAAGCTTAAGAACTAAAGCAGAATACTTAGGTTTATCAATTTCTGAATGGGCTGAAGATAATGGCGTTTCCGGCGTCAAAGAGCCGGAAAATCGAAAACCGGGTATTATTTTAAAGAGAATGAAACCGGATGATATCATTATAGCCTCGGAATTGTCTCGCCTAGGACATAAAATATTTGCGGTCATGCGAATTTTAGAATATTGCATGAAGAATGAAGTAAAAGTATATACGGTAGAAGATAGGTATGAATTTGGAGATTTATTATGCTTTATTTCTATAATTCACTATATTTGCAGAATAATAGAAATAAAATAAGGTGAATTTCTTAGAATTTAAGGATAGAATGTTTAATTTGGCATGCTTCAATATTTACCAGGTATTTGCATGGCAACCGGATTTTGACCGAAACAATATAACCCGCTGGGTAAAGAAAGGGTATATTGTTCGGTTGAGACAAGGCTATTATGCCTTTCCCGAATACAAAGGAAAGCCGGATTACTCACTCTATTTTGCTAATCGAATTTATAAGCCTTCCTATATCAGTCTACATACGGCATTATCCTTTTATGGAATGATACCGGAAGCGGTTGTACAAATAACCAGTGTAACTTCACTGAAAACAATTTCTTTTGCAAATGATTTCGGGGAATATTCTTACAATGCAGTAAAAGGAAATCTAATGTTTGGATATGATTTGAAACCAATGTTTGACAACAGGACAATGCAATTTGCAACGCCGGAGAAAGCCTTACTTGATCTACTCTATCTTTATTCATTTTATGATAACGAACAAGAAATGGAAGAGCTACGATTGGATGAAGATTATTTGCATGATGAGTTAAAGATAGAGCGACTTATGGAATATTCCTTAAAGTTTCAAAGTAAAGCACTTGATCAGAGGGTAAAACTACTATTTAGAACATACAATTTATGATACAAATAGAACAGATAAGGAATTATTTCCCGGCACAAATACGTGAAGTGTCTATTTTTGATAAACATATACTGAAAGAGTATTTGCAATTAATGATTATGGATTATCTCTCTTCCACTCCATATATACAGAACATTATCTTTATAGGTGGTACAAACCTGCGTTTGGTCCAAGGGATTGATCGTTTCTCCGAAGATTTGGATTTTGATTGCAAAGAGCTTTCTAAGAACGAATTTATTGAAATGACAAATGGGATAATCCAATTCCTTGGACGTTCCGGGTTTCGTGTTGAGACAAGGGATAAAGATAATCCGAAACTAACAGCATTTAGACGTAACATTTATTTTCCTGAATTACTATTCGATTTGAGATTGAGTGGGCATAAAGAAGAGCGTTTCCTGATTAAAATAGAGAGTCAGGATCAGGGAATCGAATACAAATCTGTTATCGCAGACATTAAAGGCTGTGGTTTCTTTTTCCCATTTCCGGTTCCTTCTAATGGAGTGCTTTGTAGTATGAAAATCGCGGCGATGTTATCCCGTGCAAAAGGGCGTGATTTTTACGATTTGATGTTTTTATTATCGCAGACTAAGCCGGATTATGATTTTCTATCGAGACAATGTGGCATTTCCAATTCGCAGGAATTTAAGGAAGCCACCAACAAGCTTCTTCAAACTGTTGATTTAAAAAAGAAACAAAAGGATTTCGAGCATCTTCTTTTTAATAAAGCAAACAGTGAGAAGATCTTGAGATTTGGTGATTTTATGCATTCATTGGCAGAATGAATGTAGGGAACAATCTATAAATTCATTCTTCTTGGTATTTAATATTCATTTGTTTACAAAATTCAACAAACTTATCCCGCATTTCGTTCCAGTGTTTTGCTGCAAACGGACAGCAATCTCTTTCATATTTATCATAAACAAAGGTATACTTAAACATCCCCCGCTTCATTGTTCTTACCTTCATACCTGAAATACGGGTCTGTATCTTATCTTCATTTTGATATTTTTCTGCAAAATCAGCTACTTTCGTCAGGAAATTGAACGTTTGCTCCGGATCACCTTTGAAATATTCTACTTCATAAGCATATTCCCACGAATCCGTGTAGCGCTTGTAACCCCACAAAGAAAAAG includes:
- a CDS encoding NAD-dependent epimerase/dehydratase family protein: MKTEKRTFGYLVSNAVPKNNIKVFITGVTGYIGGSVAERLVSMGYDVSGLVRTTDNAELLAKRNIRPIIGSLDDFDVMTKAAQSADIVINAANADHIGAVITLVTALEHSGKLLIHTSGSSIVADHADGAYGAEPLTEDDFFEPLPSRRARIDMNRYVRQAAIDKGIRTIVICPSMIYGEGKGMQVNSDQIPKLIDIAKHIGAGPYFGAGLNRYSNVYIDDLIDLYILAIEKAPGGSFFFAENGFNSFIEIAKMISTYLGLGGEITDLTVEHVINDYGEEARLGVTSNSVVKSLNARLLGWHPHGLSLEKYLENKRVS
- a CDS encoding alpha-glucuronidase; this translates as MKRLLFSFTLCFLIFSLQAAETDSLWLRMPVGGKAEVICRKQSATLHIASAELRGAWQGVPVVLEVKQSKQLKKLGNEGFTILSSADGKKITIASAGEIGVLYGAYHLLRLQQTGVVTAKLNVVESPAYKIRVLNHWDNLDGTIERGYAGRSLWRWEELPDTLSPRYEAYARANASIGINGTVLNNVNASPLILSAKYLQKVAALAAVFRPYGIRVYLSINFSSPAALGGLPTSDPLDKSVCAWWKEKVGEIYRLIPDFGGFLVKANSEGLPGPQDFGRTHADGANMLADVLKPHNGIVMWRAFVYNPGDEDRAKQAYQEFVPLDGQFRDNVIIQVKNGPVDFQPREPFSPLFGAMKRTAVMPEFQITQEYLGFANHLVFLAPLWKECLESDTYQQGKGSTVARVTDGSVYSHKLSAIAGVANTGDGANWCGHPFAQANWYAFGRLAWNHELTSAQIADEWIKQTFPDKHSVAGNVTPKSDAWQTVFLPQVRDMMLQSREAAVSYMMPLGLHHQFAFGHHYGPEPWCNVPGARADWLPSYYHKADSIGLGFDRSSTGSNAVSQYQSPLCEMLNDVHTCPENLLLWFHHVPWGYKMKDGRTLWDELCYTYDHGVQQVRSFQKTWDVLEPFVDAPRFLDVQHRLRIQMRDAIWWKDACLLYFQQFSRRPIPYDIERPVHDLDSLEHYHLKITNYENAVR
- the uxuA gene encoding mannonate dehydratase → MEKTWRWFGKNDKITLAMLRQIGVEGVVTALHQVPNGEVWSLGAINDMKAYIESSGLRWSVVESLPVSETIKYAGPERDALIENYKLSLANLGRAGVKTVCYNFMPVIDWIRTDLEHPWADGTSSLYFDKVRFAYFDCCILKRAGAEADYTDEELRKVHELDAVITQTEKDELVDTIIVKTQGFVNGNIKEGDQNPVAIFNRLLSLYKNIDRDGLRENLRYFLSAIMPVCEEWDINMCIHPDDPPCQMLGLPRIVTGAEDIDWLLHAVDNPHNGLTFCAGSLSAGLHNDVPALARRFAQRTHFVHLRSTNAMADGNFIEASHLAGRGHLVELVRIFEKERPTVPMRVDHGRLMLDDADKGYNPGYSFHGRMLALAQVEGMMAVVKDELRS
- a CDS encoding nucleotidyl transferase AbiEii/AbiGii toxin family protein, with translation MIQIEQIRNYFPAQIREVSIFDKHILKEYLQLMIMDYLSSTPYIQNIIFIGGTNLRLVQGIDRFSEDLDFDCKELSKNEFIEMTNGIIQFLGRSGFRVETRDKDNPKLTAFRRNIYFPELLFDLRLSGHKEERFLIKIESQDQGIEYKSVIADIKGCGFFFPFPVPSNGVLCSMKIAAMLSRAKGRDFYDLMFLLSQTKPDYDFLSRQCGISNSQEFKEATNKLLQTVDLKKKQKDFEHLLFNKANSEKILRFGDFMHSLAE
- a CDS encoding AraC family transcriptional regulator, translating into MHIRTLTKKIEIDHIFEDQWYYPIHKHMHYELLYISKGKGQHTINDQSYNYKEGDLFILTPQDYHFFLFHEKSSICVIKFNENYFESFLQDDEFKLLLSQLILPKRKILLSVECKKNIGGLIELIEKEYKKSSALQNIIIKNSLSLIMALMSEEENLVLATPKDERIQSVLNYIDRHIMDKHLLSIQNIAEEFNINKNYFNQYFRKATGSSFKKYIQTYALNLVAYRLVHQDRTLSQLAFDFGYSDESHLSNAFKTHFNQTPSAFKKEHRKSGSLL
- a CDS encoding type IV toxin-antitoxin system AbiEi family antitoxin domain-containing protein; the encoded protein is MNFLEFKDRMFNLACFNIYQVFAWQPDFDRNNITRWVKKGYIVRLRQGYYAFPEYKGKPDYSLYFANRIYKPSYISLHTALSFYGMIPEAVVQITSVTSLKTISFANDFGEYSYNAVKGNLMFGYDLKPMFDNRTMQFATPEKALLDLLYLYSFYDNEQEMEELRLDEDYLHDELKIERLMEYSLKFQSKALDQRVKLLFRTYNL
- a CDS encoding NAD(P)H-dependent oxidoreductase, with amino-acid sequence MKLVLFNGSPRYKKSNSALLTEQFLKGYDRFCTEPVPVYYLANYKQREAAAEIFEQAETVLLIFPLYTDCMPGIVKEFFESVAGKSYSPAKKVGFIVQSGFPESIHSEGLERYLKKLVQRLGCAYMGTVIKGGVEGIQSMPPSMTRKLYSKFEALGEYFAQNNSFEPIIATGLRKPYRLSRTYAVIFNLLSKTGITNFYWNGQLKKNGGFEKRFAKPYLG
- a CDS encoding recombinase family protein; translation: MYSGIVYGYLRVSTDGQDVQSQALSLRTKAEYLGLSISEWAEDNGVSGVKEPENRKPGIILKRMKPDDIIIASELSRLGHKIFAVMRILEYCMKNEVKVYTVEDRYEFGDLLCFISIIHYICRIIEIK
- a CDS encoding SDR family oxidoreductase, with the protein product MKVFVTGATGFIGSAVVKELIAAGHQVLGLARSEASGQKLKIAGAEVHYGDLTDTESLIAGAQAADGVIHLGFIHDFSRFAEVCAIDRQAIETMGEALIGADKPFVVTSGTGVVAMDGMLTEDIRPMAVMNNPRLGSEQAVDTLAAKGCRVSVVRLPPSVHGEGDKHGFVPILINLAREKGKAAIVNDGKNVWPAVHRLDAARVFRLALEKTASAGTRYHAVSDQGIEMKTIAGAIAARLNVPLVSLAPDQAGEYFTWFTHFASFNNSTSAKTTQEMLGWQPEYPGLMADLEDDVYFPAE
- a CDS encoding NAD(P)H-dependent oxidoreductase, with the translated sequence MQKGFNLLSMKITILNGDMSTGASDLSTYIENLATQLRGNHSVDVFPLHKMKLHYCSGCWNCWWKTPGQCAKHDEAEPIFRSVINSDFVIFASPLMAGFTSSALKKITDRLIVLLHPYIQLKNGESHHRKRYDRYPDFGLLLQREPGTDEEDIQIVNTIYDRFALNFHNKRKYTRFIESADSNEIIHETTMNETVRQVDKAP
- a CDS encoding helix-turn-helix transcriptional regulator, which encodes MSIESPHKIKTIAEFHALRGLPQPKHPLISVVRFEDFKNHPAKGTEMILFDFYAISLKRGMNHVYKYGQQEYAYNFNNGVMFYTAPNQLLSIKIDDNTNHPKGWMLMIHPDFLWNTSLTTSIKKYDFFDYTANEALFLSEDEEIKLNQIIDNISQEYKEQIDAFSQSIIVSQLETLLNYSERFYQRQFITRRRVNHEILDRLEELLNRYINSDQLPELGIPSVQYISEQLHVSTGYLRSLLKQLVGQSTQQLIHDKLIEKAKEKLTTTNLSVSEIAYALGFEYSQSFNKLFKAKTRQSPLEFRKQFN